In the Candidatus Bathyarchaeia archaeon genome, GTTATAATACTATGCGCTTCGGCGATGTCTCTGGGAACCCTCATGGGCGGGTGGAAGGTGGTAAAAACCATGGGCATGAAGATAACGAAACTTAGGCCTGTGGATGGCTTCTGCGCCGAAACATCGGGAGGGCTGACACTCTCCTTATGCACCTTAGCAGGGATCCCGGTTTCAACAACTCATGTGATAGCTGGTTCGATAATGGGAGTTGGATCCACTAGGTCCCTATCAGCCGTTAGGTGGGGGGTAGCAAGGAACATCATCTGGGCTTGGTCACTAACCATACCGGTAAGCATGTTGGTAAGCGCAGCAACCTACTTTCTGGCCTCACTCTTCACTTAAACCCGTAACGTAAAAGAAGAATACTGCCAAGCTCTCGAGGTGGATGTGGCTTTCCAATTTGGTGGGCTGCGTGGTGTTTACTTCCGCCACCATATTGGAGGCCCTCACTCATCCGCTACGGATCGCCTTACAGGTCGCCCTGCAAGCTCCACGCCATAGCGGATGAGCGATCAGTAGCTTGACAACACTCCGAGGCTTCCCCCGAAGTGCGAGCTCGGCTACTGAATCCACGACTATCTCGGCTTGGCTTCAACTTAATTATATGACTAGATTCTATATTAAGTTTTTTATATAGAAAATATGAGTTCTGAGAGCATTTTTCCAGATATAGCCATAGATCTCCGGCAACCAATGGACGCGCATAAAGGGGGTTAAGCCATGTTTTAGTCTACCCTATCCAAGGCACTTTCTCAACCTAGCTGCCTCCAGATAGGCTTTTCTCGCCTCATCATCTTTCTGCTCAACATAAGATAAAAGAAAATTGTTTGATAGGTTCTCATACCTTCTCTCAGTCATGTTCCTAGGGCCGAGTTTGATGCCGATAGTTTCCTCAGCTACACTAAGGTCTTCCATGAGCTTTACGAGTGCGTTCTTCAGTCTCTCTCCATTCATCTCCGCCCTTTGGGCGATTCTTTGGTGTGTATCCATAAGCATGTTTAGGTTCCTCCACGAGAGATAGCCTCCCGCGGTGTTGAGGTCGTTCTTTAGATTTACGTATAGCTTCTCAAGGACTTCACATTCCTCCTCTCCTAGGTCGCACAAAACTTTTCCGCCTATGAATTCGGGCGGTATCCCCAATGAGTAGAAGGCTGCGGTGAATGGTATCGCCCTCGGAAGAACCACCCCCCTAACACTTCTGCTATAGCCGAATAATCCGATGTGAAGCCTCCTCGCCCTTCTTTGAGGGGTATAACAGGCAACGCTATTCACAAGTGGGGCTAATTCCTCAACC is a window encoding:
- the ppcA gene encoding phosphoenolpyruvate carboxylase; protein product: ETYVEVARPSALRVFIARSDPALNYGLFCAVLLSKLALSKLKSLEKERGVPVYPILGVGSMPFRGHLSPENLEGFLKEYRGLSTVTVQSALKYDYPLERTREVVSLLNNRLPYCEPTIIEPHEEKILLTVLSKFRRRYESMVEELAPLVNSVACYTPQRRARRLHIGLFGYSRSVRGVVLPRAIPFTAAFYSLGIPPEFIGGKVLCDLGEEECEVLEKLYVNLKNDLNTAGGYLSWRNLNMLMDTHQRIAQRAEMNGERLKNALVKLMEDLSVAEETIGIKLGPRNMTERRYENLSNNFLLSYVEQKDDEARKAYLEAARLRKCLG